A single Triticum dicoccoides isolate Atlit2015 ecotype Zavitan chromosome 2A, WEW_v2.0, whole genome shotgun sequence DNA region contains:
- the LOC119351919 gene encoding ubiquinol oxidase 1b, mitochondrial-like produces the protein MSSRMAGATLLRHLGPRLFTAADPASGLAASARGIMPAAARIFPARMASTEAAAPHAKQEEATEKPQGATTPEHNKKAVVSYWGIEPRKLVKDDGTEWTWFSFRPWDTYRPDTSIDMAKHHEPRAVADKVAYLIVRTLRAGSDLFFQRRHASHALLLEMVAAVPPMVGGVLLHLRSLRRFEHSSGWIRALMEEAENERMHLMTFMEVTQPLWWERALVLATQGVFFNAYFVGYLVSPKFAHRFVGYLEEEAVHSYTKYLKDLEAGLIENTPAPAIAIDYWRLPADARLKDVVTAVRADEAHHRDANHYASDIHYQGMTLNQTPAPLGYH, from the coding sequence ATGAGCTCTCGGATGGCCGGAGCCACGCTGCTGCGCCACCTGGGTCCCCGCCTCTTCACCGCCGCCGACCCGGCGTCCGGGCTCGCTGCGAGCGCGAGGGGCATCATGCCCGCCGCCGCGAGGATCTTCCCCGCGCGGATGGCCAGCACCGAGGCCGCCGCCCCGCATGCCAAACAAGAAGAAGCCACCGAAAAGCCCCAGGGCGCAACAACGCCGGAGCACAACAAGAAGGCCGTGGTGAGCTACTGGGGCATCGAGCCGCGGAAGCTCGTGAAGGACGACGGCACGGAGTGGACGTGGTTCTCCTTCAGGCCGTGGGACACCTACCGCCCGGACACGTCCATCGACATGGCCAAGCACCACGAGCCCAGGGCGGTGGCGGACAAGGTGGCGTACCTCATCGTGCGGACGCTGCGCGCGGGCAGCGACCTCTTCTTCCAGCGCCGGCACGCCAGCCACGCGCTGCTGCTGGAGATGGTGGCGGCGGTGCCGCCCATGGTGGGCGGCGTGCTGCTGCACCTGCGCTCGCTCCGCCGCTTCGAGCACAGCAGCGGCTGGATCCGCGCGCTCATGGAGGAGGCCGAGAACGAGCGCATGCACCTCATGACCTTCATGGAGGTGACGCAGCCGCTGTGGTGGGAGCGCGCGCTCGTGCTCGCCACTCAGGGCGTCTTCTTCAACGCCTACTTCGTCGGCTACCTCGTCTCCCCCAAGTTCGCGCACCGCTTCGTTGGCTACCTCGAGGAGGAGGCCGTCCACTCCTACACCAAATACCTCAAGGACCTCGAGGCCGGCTTGATCGAGAACACGCCCGCGCCGGCCATCGCCATAGATTACTGGCGCCTCCCCGCCGACGCCAGGCTCAAGGACGTCGTCACCGCCGTGCGCGCCGACGAGGCGCATCACCGTGACGCCAACCACTACGCATCGGACATCCATTACCAGGGAATGACGCTGAATCAGACGCCTGCGCCACTCGGCTACCACTGA